The Castor canadensis chromosome 13, mCasCan1.hap1v2, whole genome shotgun sequence genome has a window encoding:
- the LOC109677643 gene encoding spermatogenesis-associated protein 31D1-like, producing the protein MGMSPPGQPYDTTRFRQLLCPDPLCEVCNTATAKVSRLLSRASLAAAAPSVSHLASTASVAKSSFSLTSACSKISPGHSVPAPPPEPCPPSFSTVSLNQDTPLEDLLSPSPLGDSLPPEPNSPLDSQFPVEPFPPETLALPPPLLHHMQQTGPVLQRSDTLSLVDSPAELSTNVTTTKVDDSANISMSEFSCQQPHAENLPTSVLTQDSNQELVDLHFPQASFLEDTTVYVVESEMLTFLSPDVLTLLERQIKNRADFLMSKDKEKKTKSFQNKFKLEYQMNPTGKILQSVTDQQDSAVSLPFGRGTGKPADLNMSQQPPSLKTTEDQFQKTCMQLFWGLPYLHSESLRPTVCASGDCPSYFTCFNSISKASTVHDPTVLIHLTDSSSLELQPQALPETQPQSQFQNLPLIQSQAQLQSPLPVLPSSSLSQPRSCGVCFHSPQSEAQSLTVSEIHHLEYHVLQKQQESMWGLPTVVQRSQERFCPPTPKLALVSHSSKPYVPISILPGDFPLDSALQGKLEHHLRKRLIQHRWGLPRRIFESLSKMRPYTKIPQTSESESSHGLSWISFYKHESCKNLSNYELSNLRNFDEKLHKGSETLPLENRVEKEQGHSLEIGPNSHFLSHLQGAPGNSLGRDTKTEVEYHSGDISGFSGTFGVSLCQIKCKDALEAHLSKKFGEINGGQIPDVVHTSWHSTKMALPLPKKSLNQKYQSDLAQLITQGKGKDSSLNTPQVVSLPNSSKHEILEDHIKIFHGRMTSGLPRRVQESIDMFNVKKDSSNSFPYWNFPSSVTVTSGLGSDVEVCKPLSGGSNTFHGVKEGKTNSLVDSPPSATSPVSGEGQRALKESPSYNKLTTHTIENGTPTTFLPHTYKNIQEGSQIETALVNRHRSELPPKQAGTGPEIMRKRMSISNDIEKLQSKTRNLVQFPTSNKSREIFKAKELHEFQSQASIVLKTNESESSPGKAMNPGEVATTLNTETSSVGTSVSRDPEQSAFKDQLMKELKLKLESRKQSQAQGLPADVPLASNVKTLLTRDQHVSSGDKAASHVLHVQLNNKGISMQPQQEPWVPKHVSRKCQDKNFPPAIKKPCLPAPKRGELGGGDAGLGTSQPRQKSCQPEDRASKMTLGRNSSSTLSLKRQPPPENSFRNQMKHFFQLLWPGRKGKGQGSSLGKGSSPSTSMWAKDPGKGRAAFAQNTKNQTILTNVDKVKEAKLGRRHVVSMACPQVPLTSSRKSEKAEYKAEPKVQAEPIQGRPFNYKPPHGKMTSVKSSEEAAFASQIYPVSNPCVKYRAVPPQTGVALQRKASGQRHPDSMPHRESVPQRPICKREVGQTPPAASTFSQGTVLGDLYVLFKQQSLVHNFQKEKFLLAK; encoded by the exons ATGGGCATGAG CCCCCCGGGCCAGCCTTATGATACCACCCGCTTTCGGCAACTGCTGTGCCCAGACCCCCTCTGTGAAGTGTGTAATACAGCCACGGCTAAGGTCAGTCGTCTCCTCTCTCGGGCGTCCCTGGCAGCTGCTGCTCCCTCTGTGTCACATTTGGCTTCCACAGCCTCTGTGGCTAAGTCATCATTTTCTCTGACCTCTGCTTGCTCAAAAATCTCTCCAGGACATTCAGTTCCAGCTCCTCCACCTGAACCTTGTCCACCTTCCTTTTCCACTGTCTCACTCAACCAGGACACTCCTTTGGAGGACTTACTTTCCCCCTCACCACTGGGTGACTCTCTGCCACCAGAGCCTAATTCTCCCTTGGATTCCCAATTCCCAGTGGAGCCATTCCCACCTGAGACCCTTGCACTTCCCCCTCCCCTACTGCATCATATGCAACAAACAGGACCCGTCCTCCAAAGAAGTGACACTTTGTCTCTCGTGGACAGTCCTGCTGAATTGTCCACCAATGTCACAACAACCAAAGTTGATGACAGTGCCAATATTTCTATGTCGGAATTCTCATGTCAGCAACCTCATGCTGAGAATTTGCCAACATCTGTGTTGACACAGGATAGTAACCAAGAGCTTGTTGACCTCCATTTTCCTCAAGCCTCTTTTTTGGAAGACACTACAGTCTACGTTGTAGAGTCTGAAATGCTTACATTTCTCAGCCCTGATGTCCTGACACTCTTGGAGAGACAAATTAAAAATAGGGCTGATTTCCTAATGtcaaaagataaggaaaagaaaacaaaatcatttcaaaaCAAGTTTAAGCTAGAGTACCAAATGAATCCTACAGGGAAAATCTTACAGTCAGTTACTGATCAGCAGGACTCTGCAGTCTCCCTTCCTTTTGGGAGAGGCACAGGGAAACCAGCTGACCTGAACATGTCACAGCAGCCCCCAAGTCTAAAGACCACTGAAGACCAATTTCAGAAAACATGCATGCAGCTGTTCTGGGGTCTCCCCTATCTACACAGTGAGTCCCTGAGACCTACTGTTTGTGCCTCAGGTGACTGTCCCTCATATTTTACTTGCTTCAACAGTATCTCTAAGGCTTCTACAGTCCATGATCCCACAGTCCTTATTCACCTCACAGATTCATCCTCGTTGGAGCTCCAACCTCAAGCCTTGCCTGAAACCCAGCCCCAATCTCAGTTCCAAAATCTCCCTCTTATCCAGTCCCAGGCCCAGCTTCAATCCCCACTCCCAGTCCTACCATCTTCTTCTTTATCCCAACCTAGGAGTTGTGGAGTCTGTTTTCACAGCCCCCAGAGTGAGGCACAATCTCTCACCGTATCTGAAATTCACCACCTGGAGTACCATGTGTTACAGAAACAGCAGGAAAGCATGTGGGGTTTACCCACTGTGGTCCAAAGATCCCAGGAAAGATTTTGTCCTCCAACTCCCAAACTTGCATTGGTCAGCCATTCCTCCAAGCCCTATGTTCCAATCTCCATCCTTCCTGGAGATTTTCCCCTGGACAGTGCACTCCAGGGGAAGCTAGAGCATCATCTTCGAAAGAGGCTCATCCAACACCGCTGGGGCCTGCCCCGCAGGATTTTTGAGTCTCTGTCAAAGATGAGACCTTATACAAAAATTCCTCAGACCTCTGAGTCAGAGAGCAGTCATGGACTCTCATGGATCTCATTCTATAAACATGAAAGCTGCAAAAATCTCAGTAATTATGAATTGAGCAACCTCAGAAACTTCGATGAGAAGCTCCATAAAGGCTCAGAGACACTTCCTCTAGAGAACAGAGTGGAGAAGGAACAGGGACATAGTCTAGAGATTGGTCCAAACAGTCATTTCTTGAGCCACCTACAGGGTGCTCCAGGTAACAGCCTAGGACGTGACACTAAGACAGAAGTAGAGTATCATTCTGGTGATATCTCAGGGTTCTCTGGAACCTTTGGGGTGAGCCTATGTCAGATAAAATGCAAGGATGCCCTGGAAGCACATTTAAGCAAGAAATTTGGAGAAATCAATGGGGGTCAGATCCCTGATGTTGTGCATACTTCATGGCATTCTACCAAGATGGCATTGCCTCTCCCTAAGAAATCGCTCAACCAAAAATATCAGAGTGATTTGGCACAATTGATAACCCAGGGCAAGGGCAAGGACAGCAGCCTTAACACCCCCCAGGTTGTTTCTCTCCCTAATTCCAGCAAGCATGAGATTTTGGAAGaccatattaaaatttttcatgggCGGATGACTAGTGGCCTTCCCCGGAGGGTGCAGGAATCCATTGACATGTTCAATGTAAAAAAGGACTCATCCAACTCCTTTCCTTACTGGAACTTTCCCTCCTCAGTCACTGTTACTTCCGGGTTGGGTTCTGATGTTGAGGTTTGTAAGCCTCTTAGCGGAGGCTCTAACACTTTTCATGGGGTCAAGGAGGGAAAAACCAATTCATTAGTAGATAGTCCTCCCTCTGCCACCTCACCTGTGAGTGGGGAAGGACAGAGGGCCCTGAAAGAGTCACCCTCTTATAACAAGCTTACCACCCACACAATTGAGAATGGCACACCCACAACTTTTTTACCCCACACATATAAAAACATCCAGGAAGGCAGTCAGATAGAGACTGCGCTAGTCAATAGACACAGGTCTGAGCTGCCCCCAAAGCAAGCTGGGACAGGACCTGAGATAATGCGTAAGAGAATGAGCATCAGCAATGATATAGAAAAGCTTCAGAGCAAAACAAGGAATTTAGTGCAATTTCCCACGTCTAACAAGTCCAGAGAAATATTCAAAGCAAAGGAGCTCCATGAATTTCAGTCACAAGCTAGTATCGTATTGAAGACCAATGAGTCAGAGAGCTCCCCAGGCAAAGCCATGAACCCAGGTGAAGTAGCAACTACCCTGAACACTGAAACATCCTCAGTGGGAACATCAGTTTCACGTGATCCTGAGCAATCTGCATTTAAAGATCAGCTCATGAAGGAACTGAAGCTGAAACTGGAGAGCAGGAAGCAGAGCCAGGCTCAGGGCCTCCCTGCTGATGTGCCCCTGGCCTCAAATGTAAAGACTTTACTTACTCGTGACCAGCATGTCTCCAGTGGGGACAAGGCAGCTTCCCACGTGCTGCATGTGCAGTTAAACAACAAAGGGATCAGCATGCAGCCACAACAGGAGCCCTGGGTCCCTAAACATGTCTCACGCAAGTGCCAGGACAAGAACTTCCCTCCAGCTATAAAGAAACCTTGCCTCCCAGCACCCAAAAGAGGAGAGCTTGGTGGAGGGGATGCAGGGTTGGGGACTTCTCAGCCCAGACAGAAGAGCTGCCAGCctgaagacagagcatcaaaGATGACACTTGGGAGGAATTCCTCCTCAACCCTGTCACTGAAGCGACAGCCTCCTCCTGAAAACAGCTTCAGAAACCAGATGAAACACTTTTTTCAGTTGCTTTGGCCTGGAAGAAAAGGCAAAGGGCAGGGTAGTTCTCTGGGAAAGGGCAGCTCCCCATCAACATCTATGTGGGCCAAAGACCCAGGTAAAGGGAGAGCTGCCTTTGCTCAGAATACTAAAAACCAGACCATCCTGACAAATGTTGACAAAGTCAAAGAAGCGAAACTGGGGCGAAGGCATGTCGTGTCCATGGCCTGTCCCCAAGTGCCCCTTACTTCCTCTAGGAAGTCTGAGAAAGCTGAATACAAAGCAGAACCAAAGGTCCAGGCAGAGCCTATTCAGGGACGTCCCTTCAATTATAAGCCTCCCCATGGTAAAATGACAAGTGTCAAGTCCAGCGAAGAAGCTGCTTTTGCTAGCCAAATTTATCCTGTCAGCAATCCATGTGTCAAATACAGAGCAGTCCCACCCCAGACAGGTGTGGCATTACAAAGGAAGGCATCAGGTCAGAGGCATCCTGACTCCATGCCCCACAGGGAGTCCGTGCCCCAAAGACCCATCTGTAAGCGTGAAGTTGGGCAGACACCTCCAGCTGCCTCTACTTTTTCCCAAGGTACTGTTTTGGGAGACTTGTACGTATTATTTAAACAACAAAGTCTTGTCCAcaatttccaaaaagaaaaatttcttcttGCCAAGTAA